A window of the Loxodonta africana isolate mLoxAfr1 chromosome 3, mLoxAfr1.hap2, whole genome shotgun sequence genome harbors these coding sequences:
- the LOC100665171 gene encoding persephin-like, which translates to MAPGGGLFHCLLLLWLLLGLSWGPAALGSPVAESGEFWTEHVAGTGGTQRPWLGTGHPLARLRRATASPCRLWSLTLPVAELGLGYASEERVVFRYCAGSCPHGARTQHGLTLAWLRGQGRAHSGPCCRPTRYTDVAFLDDSHRWQRLVQLSAAACGCD; encoded by the exons ATGGCCCCAGGAGGAGGCCTGTTCCACTGTCTCCTGCTCCTGTGGCTGCTACTGGGCCTCAGCTGGGGCCCCGCTGCTCTGGGGTCCCCGGTGGCGGAGTCTGGTGAGTTCTGGACTGAGCATGTAGCAGGGACCGGAGGGACCCAGAGGCCGTGGCTGG GCACCGGCCACCCCCTCGCCCGCCTGCGCCGAGCCACGGCCAGCCCGTGCCGGCTGTGGAGCCTGACCCTGCCGGTGGCCGAGCTGGGCCTGGGCTACGCCTCGGAGGAGAGGGTGGTCTTCCGCTACTGCGCCGGCAGCTGCCCCCACGGCGCCCGCACCCAGCACGGCCTGACGCTGGCCTGGCTGCGGGGCCAGGGTCGCGCCCACAGTGGGCCTTGCTGCCGGCCCACCCGCTACACCGATGTGGCCTTCCTCGACGACAGCCACCGCTGGCAGCGGCTGGTCCAGCTCTCGGCGGCCGCCTGCGGCTGCGACTGA